A region of Thermococcus argininiproducens DNA encodes the following proteins:
- a CDS encoding 50S ribosomal protein L37e produces MGSGTAPHGKRNRTPTHIKCRRCGRKSFNTRKGYCAACGFGRSRRLRKYSWSHKWKKAKGIL; encoded by the coding sequence GTGGGAAGTGGAACAGCTCCACATGGAAAACGGAATAGAACTCCCACTCATATAAAGTGCAGAAGATGTGGAAGGAAGTCCTTTAACACGAGAAAAGGTTACTGTGCTGCGTGTGGATTTGGGAGGAGCAGAAGGCTTAGAAAATACAGCTGGAGTCACAAGTGGAAGAAGGCAAAAGGTATTCTTTAA
- a CDS encoding ABC transporter substrate-binding protein, translating into MSAKGDILACLTAKGHDGILQSELYKLNYSRSTIVEAIESLEKEKKVIRKEIGKKAYRVWLVEEAPFPIEGVLRLGLLKAVEYPHAILTAKDLEREYDVRILVYNSAIELTNALALGKVDLACSPLITQVLFGLLTKNLRIASGCGFGGSGIVLKGDLKEGIRIGSSELSTMETMLKLFLEKHGLIGKAKVIYFKKPEEMVKSFLEGEIDALSIWEPYLSSLEKSGLKVYRYVELFGLYPCCALGVNYEFFKINKEIFYKFMERYKENTERLEQREVEAIHLMEAIFGFKQEQIKNGLEGFIYNYRLTKEQIELALERFGLKVFNLDSLLLTKDF; encoded by the coding sequence ATGAGTGCTAAAGGAGATATTTTGGCTTGTCTCACAGCAAAAGGTCATGATGGGATACTTCAAAGCGAGCTTTATAAGCTTAATTATTCTAGATCCACAATTGTTGAGGCTATTGAGAGTTTGGAAAAAGAAAAGAAGGTTATTAGGAAAGAAATTGGTAAAAAGGCCTATCGTGTCTGGCTTGTTGAAGAAGCTCCCTTTCCAATAGAGGGAGTTCTCAGACTGGGACTTTTGAAGGCTGTTGAATATCCTCATGCAATTTTAACAGCTAAGGATCTTGAGAGAGAGTACGATGTAAGAATCTTGGTATATAACAGTGCTATTGAACTAACAAATGCATTGGCCTTGGGAAAAGTTGATCTAGCCTGTTCTCCCCTTATTACACAGGTCCTTTTTGGCCTTCTTACCAAAAATCTAAGAATTGCTAGTGGTTGTGGATTTGGGGGAAGTGGAATTGTCTTAAAGGGAGATTTAAAGGAAGGTATAAGGATTGGATCTTCAGAACTCTCTACAATGGAAACCATGCTGAAGCTCTTTTTGGAAAAGCATGGGCTTATAGGTAAAGCTAAAGTAATCTATTTTAAAAAACCCGAAGAGATGGTAAAATCATTTTTAGAGGGGGAAATAGATGCTCTAAGTATATGGGAACCATATTTAAGCAGTTTAGAAAAAAGCGGGCTTAAAGTTTATAGATATGTTGAACTATTTGGTCTTTATCCTTGTTGTGCTTTGGGAGTCAATTATGAGTTCTTTAAGATTAACAAAGAAATTTTCTACAAATTCATGGAACGCTACAAAGAGAACACTGAAAGACTTGAACAGCGAGAAGTAGAGGCTATACACTTAATGGAAGCGATTTTTGGATTTAAGCAAGAACAAATAAAAAATGGCCTTGAAGGATTTATTTATAACTATCGGTTAACCAAAGAGCAGATTGAATTGGCCTTGGAGCGGTTTGGTCTAAAGGTTTTCAACTTGGATTCTCTTCTTTTGACAAAAGATTTTTAA
- a CDS encoding MATE family efflux transporter — MDGELRKRLWALAWPAILANIGQTLVNLVDMIMVGQLGSLAIASVGLGGQFSWFMMPLMFAISTGTLALVARFVGAKDFDMAEKVLEQSIYLAFFMSIPVMLFGVFFGDDALKIMGASEDVIKLGYSYIRTFFIFYPINFMAFAAFSALRGAGDTKTPMKLSLLTNGANVFLNYGLIFGKFGLPRLEVVGAALASGLSILLAFIVGLILFLRGSLVLKFKPAFKLDWETIKRILRIGIPATVERIIFSFYNFLYISIVTRFGTIALAAHQVGLRVESIAYMPAFGFNVAASALVGQSLGEGDPEKAERVVYEALKMVSVFMGIMAIILVVFPRYLVMPFVTRSDPDYAEVLRLASIYLIIVGISEIPLGWTFVLSGSLRGAGDTKSPMYVTAISKLFFRIIPSYILGFGVSFWIIHIKGMGVIAAWLAMTLETFTTAIFFWWIFKRGGWKYIRV, encoded by the coding sequence ATGGATGGGGAATTAAGAAAAAGACTCTGGGCACTTGCATGGCCTGCTATTTTGGCCAATATAGGACAAACTCTTGTTAACTTAGTTGATATGATAATGGTGGGACAACTGGGGTCTTTGGCAATAGCCAGTGTAGGTCTTGGGGGTCAATTCTCTTGGTTCATGATGCCTCTCATGTTTGCTATTTCTACTGGGACTCTGGCCTTAGTTGCAAGGTTTGTAGGGGCAAAAGATTTTGACATGGCCGAAAAAGTGCTTGAACAGAGTATATATCTAGCTTTTTTCATGAGTATTCCGGTAATGCTCTTTGGAGTTTTCTTTGGAGATGATGCCCTTAAAATAATGGGGGCAAGTGAAGATGTCATAAAACTTGGCTATTCCTACATAAGAACATTTTTCATTTTTTACCCAATTAATTTCATGGCATTTGCAGCTTTTAGTGCTCTTAGAGGGGCTGGAGATACAAAGACACCAATGAAATTAAGTCTATTAACTAATGGGGCTAATGTTTTCTTGAATTATGGTCTAATCTTTGGAAAATTTGGGTTACCAAGGCTTGAAGTGGTAGGTGCTGCGTTAGCCTCAGGCCTTTCAATTTTACTTGCTTTTATTGTTGGATTGATTCTTTTCCTTAGGGGATCCTTGGTTTTAAAATTTAAGCCTGCCTTCAAGCTCGACTGGGAGACCATAAAAAGGATACTCAGAATTGGAATTCCTGCTACAGTTGAGAGAATTATTTTCAGCTTCTATAACTTCCTCTACATAAGCATAGTAACCCGCTTTGGTACTATAGCATTGGCAGCTCATCAAGTGGGCTTGAGAGTAGAAAGCATAGCTTATATGCCGGCCTTTGGTTTTAATGTTGCTGCCTCAGCTTTGGTTGGTCAAAGCCTTGGAGAAGGAGATCCTGAAAAAGCAGAAAGAGTTGTTTATGAGGCACTTAAAATGGTTTCAGTGTTTATGGGAATTATGGCAATAATTTTGGTGGTATTTCCTAGATATCTCGTGATGCCATTTGTCACAAGAAGTGACCCTGACTATGCAGAAGTTTTAAGGTTGGCTAGTATATATCTCATAATCGTTGGAATAAGTGAGATACCTCTTGGATGGACATTCGTTTTAAGTGGTTCTCTTAGAGGAGCTGGAGATACAAAGAGTCCAATGTATGTAACGGCAATAAGTAAGCTCTTTTTCAGAATAATTCCATCATATATCCTTGGGTTTGGGGTCTCATTTTGGATTATTCACATCAAAGGAATGGGGGTTATTGCAGCATGGCTTGCCATGACGTTAGAAACATTCACAACAGCAATCTTTTTCTGGTGGATATTTAAACGAGGTGGTTGGAAATATATAAGGGTTTGA
- a CDS encoding tRNA (guanine(10)-N(2))-dimethyltransferase, with amino-acid sequence MKFVNIKEGKAEIFIPKAKRIYDAPVFYNPAMTLNRDLSVLVLRVLNPKTVLDALSATGIRGIRYALETNAEEIWLNDINPDAFKLIIRNLKINFGEELTLNDKMARVKGEKEILATNKDANLLMAEKFRYFDFVDLDPFGSPMEFLDSTLRSVKRKGVLAVTATDTAPLCGAHPKACLRKYNSKPLRGELCHESGLRILIGAIVRYAVKYDLGINVLFAYYKDHYFRAFLQLKDGAKEGDKSLKNMGYVYFEPKTGRFEIERNFLPSREGAFGPLWLGPLKEQKFIEKMIEKAEKAELPQKNKLLKFLSIIKDELNIPFFYDFHALARRNSLEVRKLSDVCSILQEKGHKSSRTHFSPTAIKTDAPFEIVLETLKLLQ; translated from the coding sequence ATGAAATTTGTCAATATTAAAGAAGGAAAAGCAGAAATTTTTATACCTAAAGCCAAGCGTATTTATGATGCTCCTGTTTTTTATAATCCCGCCATGACATTAAATAGGGATTTAAGTGTCCTTGTTTTACGAGTTTTAAATCCCAAAACAGTCTTAGATGCCCTCTCAGCCACGGGGATTAGAGGAATAAGGTATGCTTTGGAGACTAATGCAGAAGAGATATGGCTTAATGATATAAATCCTGATGCCTTTAAGCTCATTATTAGAAACCTAAAGATTAATTTTGGAGAAGAACTCACCTTAAATGACAAAATGGCAAGAGTAAAAGGGGAAAAAGAAATACTTGCCACCAATAAAGATGCGAATCTCTTGATGGCTGAAAAATTCAGATATTTTGACTTTGTGGATCTTGACCCATTTGGTTCTCCGATGGAGTTTCTTGATTCAACACTGAGAAGTGTTAAACGAAAAGGAGTCCTAGCAGTTACCGCTACAGACACTGCCCCTCTTTGTGGAGCCCATCCAAAAGCATGTCTCAGAAAGTATAACTCAAAACCTCTAAGAGGCGAGCTCTGCCATGAAAGTGGCCTAAGAATTTTGATAGGAGCTATCGTTAGATATGCTGTAAAATATGACCTCGGAATCAATGTTCTCTTTGCCTATTACAAAGATCACTACTTTAGAGCATTTTTACAACTTAAAGATGGCGCAAAAGAAGGTGATAAATCCCTCAAAAATATGGGATACGTATATTTTGAACCCAAAACAGGAAGGTTCGAAATTGAAAGGAATTTTCTTCCAAGTAGAGAAGGGGCCTTTGGACCCTTATGGCTTGGCCCTCTCAAAGAACAGAAGTTCATAGAAAAAATGATAGAAAAAGCTGAAAAAGCCGAATTACCCCAAAAGAACAAGCTTCTCAAATTCCTGAGTATTATCAAAGATGAACTTAATATTCCGTTTTTCTATGATTTTCACGCTCTCGCAAGACGAAACTCTCTTGAAGTAAGAAAGCTCTCAGATGTGTGCAGCATACTCCAGGAGAAAGGACATAAGAGCAGTCGGACACATTTCTCTCCAACTGCAATAAAAACGGATGCACCTTTTGAAATAGTTCTGGAAACGTTAAAACTCCTCCAATGA
- a CDS encoding 50S ribosomal protein L35ae, giving the protein MIMKGIVLSYMRSKEHLHKNHMIIKPLGIESKEQAAALIGKKVFWRSPSGKLLVGKITRTHGVRGEVKARFERPLPGQALGDYVEIK; this is encoded by the coding sequence ATGATAATGAAAGGGATTGTACTAAGCTACATGAGAAGTAAAGAACACCTACACAAGAACCACATGATTATCAAACCACTTGGAATTGAGAGTAAAGAGCAAGCAGCAGCATTGATTGGCAAGAAAGTCTTCTGGAGAAGTCCTAGTGGAAAGCTCCTCGTGGGCAAAATCACCAGAACTCATGGAGTTAGAGGAGAAGTAAAAGCAAGGTTTGAGAGACCATTACCGGGGCAAGCCCTTGGAGACTACGTTGAAATAAAATGA
- a CDS encoding Hsp20/alpha crystallin family protein, whose translation MKVARRWWRRDFWDPFDIMREIQEEIDAMFEDIFRGPRLWSYRRFSEPRGEFEIRSEGVWREPFVDIFDTGEEFIITAELPGVRKEDIKVRVTSDAVYIEAQVKREHELEKEGAVRIERYYSGYRRVIRLPEEVVAEKAKAKYNNGVLEIRVPKKYPTKKEEKSGFEVKIE comes from the coding sequence ATGAAGGTGGCGAGAAGATGGTGGAGGAGAGACTTCTGGGACCCCTTCGATATAATGAGAGAAATACAAGAAGAGATTGATGCAATGTTTGAAGACATATTTAGGGGGCCCAGACTATGGAGTTATAGAAGATTTAGCGAGCCAAGAGGAGAATTTGAGATAAGAAGTGAAGGAGTTTGGAGAGAGCCCTTTGTAGATATCTTTGATACGGGTGAAGAATTCATAATTACAGCCGAATTACCGGGAGTCAGAAAGGAGGACATTAAAGTCAGAGTAACTAGTGACGCTGTTTATATTGAGGCCCAAGTGAAGAGAGAACACGAACTTGAAAAAGAAGGAGCGGTGAGAATTGAGAGGTATTATAGTGGTTACAGAAGAGTTATCAGACTTCCTGAAGAAGTTGTAGCAGAAAAGGCAAAGGCTAAATATAACAATGGCGTCCTTGAGATAAGAGTTCCTAAGAAATATCCAACCAAAAAAGAAGAGAAGAGTGGTTTCGAAGTTAAGATAGAGTGA
- a CDS encoding CDC48 family AAA ATPase encodes MSDRNEIKLKVASAYQRDVGRGIVRIDRSAMRKIGVQPGDIIEVIGTKNTAAVVWPAYPEDEGLEIIRMDGTIRKNSGVGLGDEVTIRKAEVKEAQKVVLAPTEPIRFGRDFVDWLHSRLVGRPVVRGDYIRIGVLGQELTFVVTATTPSGVVQITEFTEFVISEKPVKEVAKTPALGVTYEDIGGLKDVIQKIREMIELPLKHPEVFEKLGIEPPKGVLLYGPPGTGKTLLAKAVANEANAHFIAINGPEIMSKYYGESEERLRDVFKEAEENAPSIIFIDEIDAIAPKREEVSGEVEKRVVAQLLTLMDGLKSRGKVIVIGATNRPDAVDPALRRPGRFDREIEVGVPDKQGRKEILQIHTRGMPIEPDFRKEDVKRALIELKSYERFKGVVERTLMKIEETPDIEEDIKELLKNIDEKLYEEVRHRLIDFLLEELAEKTHGFVGADLAALAREAAMAALRRLIEEGKIDFEAESIPKEVLEELKVTRRDFYEALKMVEPSALREVLLEVPNVKWEDIGGLEEVKQQLREAVEWPLKYPEAFIAMGINPPKGILLYGPPGTGKTLLAKAVATESEANFIGIRGPEVLSKWVGESEKNIREIFRKARQAAPTVVFIDEIDSIAPRRGTDVNRVTDRLINQLLTEMDGIEENSGVVVIAATNRPDILDPALLRPGRFDRLILVPAPDEKARLEIFKVHTRNVPLAEDVSLEELAKRTEGYTGADIEAVVREAALNAMRGAIVKGEISPNTRASDIRKRVKVTMKDFEEALKKVSPSISEETIEYYKRVEEMFTKKKAEVKQIEGRDRAVF; translated from the coding sequence ATGAGCGATAGGAATGAGATTAAACTCAAAGTAGCTTCCGCTTATCAGAGGGATGTTGGTAGAGGGATAGTTAGGATTGATAGAAGTGCAATGAGAAAGATTGGAGTTCAACCAGGTGACATCATTGAGGTTATAGGTACTAAAAATACAGCTGCAGTAGTCTGGCCAGCTTATCCAGAAGATGAAGGGTTAGAAATTATCAGAATGGATGGTACGATAAGAAAGAATTCTGGGGTTGGTCTTGGGGATGAGGTAACCATAAGAAAAGCAGAAGTTAAAGAGGCCCAAAAAGTAGTTTTGGCCCCAACAGAGCCAATCAGATTTGGTCGGGACTTTGTTGATTGGCTTCACTCTAGATTGGTTGGGAGACCAGTTGTTAGAGGCGATTATATCAGAATTGGAGTCCTTGGTCAAGAGCTTACGTTTGTTGTTACAGCAACTACTCCTTCAGGTGTAGTGCAGATAACGGAGTTTACAGAGTTTGTGATCTCTGAGAAGCCAGTTAAGGAGGTAGCAAAAACGCCAGCTCTTGGAGTTACTTATGAGGACATTGGTGGTCTTAAAGATGTGATACAAAAAATTAGAGAAATGATTGAGCTTCCCTTAAAGCATCCGGAAGTATTTGAAAAGCTTGGAATTGAACCGCCGAAGGGTGTTTTGTTGTATGGTCCTCCGGGTACTGGTAAGACTCTTTTGGCTAAGGCTGTTGCTAATGAGGCTAATGCTCACTTCATAGCCATCAACGGCCCAGAAATCATGAGCAAGTACTACGGAGAGAGTGAGGAAAGACTTAGAGATGTCTTTAAAGAAGCTGAAGAGAATGCTCCGAGCATAATTTTCATTGATGAGATTGATGCAATAGCTCCAAAAAGGGAGGAAGTCAGCGGAGAGGTTGAGAAAAGAGTTGTTGCTCAGTTACTTACTTTGATGGATGGGTTAAAGAGCAGAGGAAAGGTAATAGTTATAGGTGCCACTAACAGGCCTGACGCTGTTGATCCTGCTTTAAGAAGGCCTGGTAGGTTTGATAGGGAGATTGAGGTTGGTGTTCCTGACAAGCAGGGAAGAAAAGAAATCCTTCAAATTCACACCAGAGGCATGCCTATTGAACCTGACTTCAGAAAGGAAGATGTTAAGAGGGCTTTGATAGAGCTTAAGAGTTACGAACGATTCAAGGGAGTTGTGGAAAGGACTCTTATGAAAATAGAGGAGACCCCAGATATAGAAGAAGATATTAAAGAACTTCTTAAAAACATTGATGAGAAGTTGTATGAAGAAGTAAGGCATCGTTTAATCGATTTCCTCTTGGAGGAGTTAGCTGAGAAGACTCATGGATTTGTAGGCGCTGATCTGGCAGCATTGGCAAGAGAAGCTGCAATGGCAGCTTTGAGAAGACTTATTGAAGAGGGCAAGATAGATTTTGAAGCAGAAAGCATTCCAAAGGAAGTCCTTGAAGAGCTCAAAGTTACAAGAAGAGACTTTTATGAGGCATTAAAAATGGTTGAACCATCTGCTCTAAGAGAAGTGCTCCTCGAGGTACCAAATGTTAAATGGGAGGATATTGGTGGTCTTGAAGAGGTTAAACAACAGTTAAGAGAAGCGGTAGAATGGCCACTGAAGTATCCAGAGGCATTTATAGCTATGGGTATTAACCCTCCAAAGGGCATTCTCCTCTATGGGCCTCCCGGAACTGGTAAAACACTTTTGGCTAAGGCGGTGGCGACTGAAAGTGAGGCTAACTTTATTGGAATTAGGGGTCCAGAGGTTTTGAGCAAGTGGGTTGGTGAAAGCGAAAAGAATATAAGAGAGATATTTAGAAAGGCCAGACAGGCAGCCCCTACAGTAGTTTTCATTGATGAAATTGATTCTATAGCACCAAGAAGAGGTACAGATGTTAACAGAGTTACAGATAGGCTCATTAATCAGTTGTTAACTGAGATGGATGGTATTGAAGAGAATAGTGGTGTTGTGGTTATAGCTGCAACCAACAGACCAGACATACTTGATCCTGCATTACTAAGACCTGGAAGATTTGATAGACTGATTCTTGTTCCAGCTCCAGATGAAAAAGCAAGACTTGAGATATTCAAGGTTCATACAAGAAATGTCCCCCTTGCAGAAGATGTTAGTTTAGAAGAGCTAGCAAAAAGAACTGAAGGATATACAGGGGCCGACATCGAGGCTGTGGTAAGAGAGGCAGCACTTAATGCTATGAGAGGAGCAATAGTAAAGGGAGAGATAAGCCCTAATACAAGGGCGAGTGACATCAGAAAACGTGTCAAAGTCACAATGAAGGATTTTGAAGAAGCCCTGAAAAAAGTAAGCCCAAGTATAAGCGAGGAGACTATAGAATACTACAAGAGAGTTGAAGAAATGTTCACTAAAAAGAAAGCTGAAGTGAAACAAATAGAGGGAAGGGATAGGGCAGTCTTTTGA
- a CDS encoding DUF257 family protein — MTKEFEFSLWNYMKDIKWGEYVVIKHTSSDPTHLLFYILIRQLQEDNTPFIIVDVLDKLHLFKTHLMTAGIDTSIVNDIPVIKLGGIKHTGNIMSLIERVDISQDIPIWTRHYREALHRVEERFNNYIKIIVGVDALLQLYEENIWDLNILMLSGFANMLGDKRSKGFIFLNYSTLKSTTLLKLEEIFTRILSVGLEENTLTLRIEKSINFSEYRKEIKVNAQELQDYLIGPTPTK; from the coding sequence ATGACAAAAGAGTTTGAATTTTCGTTATGGAACTATATGAAAGACATCAAGTGGGGAGAGTATGTTGTGATAAAGCATACGTCCAGCGATCCTACCCATCTTTTGTTTTATATATTAATAAGACAGCTACAGGAAGACAACACACCATTCATCATTGTAGATGTTCTTGATAAGCTCCATCTTTTCAAGACACACCTAATGACTGCGGGGATAGACACGAGTATTGTAAATGATATTCCAGTGATAAAACTTGGAGGCATAAAACATACTGGGAACATCATGAGTTTAATTGAAAGGGTTGACATCTCCCAGGATATCCCCATATGGACAAGACACTACCGTGAAGCTCTCCATAGAGTGGAAGAACGATTCAACAATTACATAAAGATAATAGTTGGTGTCGATGCTCTGCTTCAACTCTATGAAGAAAATATTTGGGATCTTAATATTCTAATGCTTTCTGGATTTGCTAATATGCTAGGAGACAAAAGAAGTAAAGGGTTTATATTTCTAAACTACTCAACACTCAAATCTACAACTCTCTTAAAACTTGAGGAAATCTTCACAAGAATTCTAAGCGTAGGATTGGAAGAAAATACACTAACTCTTAGGATTGAGAAATCCATAAACTTCAGTGAGTATAGGAAAGAAATTAAAGTCAATGCCCAAGAACTTCAAGATTATTTAATAGGACCAACCCCTACAAAATAG
- a CDS encoding type 1 glutamine amidotransferase domain-containing protein, with protein MKVLFLTADTFEDLELLYPLYRMKEEGHEVYIASNKKGTIVGKHNYSVNVDLVFDEVNPDEFDALVLPGGRAPEIVRIYPKAVEIAKKMFEAGKPVASICHGPQVLISAGVLKGRKGTCVVAIKDDLINAGAEYIDSEVVVDGNWVSSRHPGDISAWMREFVKLLK; from the coding sequence ATGAAAGTACTGTTTTTAACAGCAGATACGTTTGAAGATTTGGAACTTCTTTATCCACTCTACAGGATGAAAGAAGAAGGGCATGAAGTTTATATTGCAAGCAACAAAAAGGGTACAATAGTAGGAAAACACAATTATTCCGTAAATGTTGATTTAGTCTTTGATGAAGTGAATCCAGATGAATTTGATGCTCTAGTTTTACCTGGAGGAAGAGCACCTGAAATTGTAAGAATATACCCCAAAGCTGTGGAAATAGCTAAAAAGATGTTTGAAGCTGGAAAACCAGTGGCAAGTATATGTCACGGCCCCCAAGTTCTGATATCCGCAGGTGTTCTTAAAGGAAGAAAAGGAACATGTGTCGTCGCAATAAAAGATGACCTCATAAACGCTGGAGCTGAATATATCGACAGTGAAGTTGTTGTCGATGGAAATTGGGTGAGCTCCAGGCACCCTGGAGATATCTCTGCTTGGATGAGAGAGTTTGTAAAACTTTTGAAGTGA
- a CDS encoding YhbY family RNA-binding protein, protein MEKRLPGKVRRAIRAKYYDIEPKAWVGKKGLDESVINEINVQLKKEGILKVEIKKGALISTEMDRRGIAEKVAELTDSELIDVRGKRFILFRPREGWEKYLKKLKLKEVSKERREEKPVKKIKLDIAQFRKKFKKGRE, encoded by the coding sequence ATGGAGAAACGTTTACCTGGAAAGGTGAGAAGAGCTATACGGGCCAAATATTATGATATTGAACCAAAAGCATGGGTTGGGAAAAAAGGTCTAGATGAAAGTGTAATCAACGAGATTAACGTTCAACTAAAAAAAGAGGGTATATTAAAGGTAGAAATAAAGAAAGGCGCACTCATTTCTACAGAAATGGATAGGAGAGGTATAGCTGAAAAGGTTGCGGAGCTTACAGATAGTGAGCTCATCGACGTTAGGGGCAAAAGGTTTATATTGTTTCGTCCCAGAGAGGGATGGGAAAAGTATTTAAAGAAGCTTAAGCTTAAGGAAGTCTCGAAGGAGAGACGGGAAGAAAAACCCGTTAAGAAGATCAAACTCGATATCGCTCAATTTAGGAAGAAGTTCAAAAAAGGGAGGGAATGA
- a CDS encoding 30S ribosomal protein S19e — protein MATVYDVPGDLLVERVAQKLKEIPEIKPPEWALFVKTGRHKERIPEQDDWWYYRVASVLRKVYVDGPVGIERLRTWYGGRKNRGHAPEHFYKGSGSIVRKALQQLEAAGFITKIPGEGRVVTPKGRSFLDKAATELKKELEEIIPELKKY, from the coding sequence ATGGCGACAGTTTATGATGTTCCTGGTGATTTACTCGTCGAGAGGGTAGCTCAGAAGTTAAAAGAAATACCTGAAATCAAACCACCTGAATGGGCATTATTCGTTAAGACTGGTAGACACAAGGAGAGAATACCAGAACAAGACGATTGGTGGTATTACAGAGTAGCCTCAGTTTTGAGAAAGGTTTATGTGGATGGACCAGTGGGCATTGAAAGATTAAGGACATGGTATGGTGGAAGAAAGAACAGAGGCCATGCACCAGAACACTTTTACAAAGGAAGCGGAAGTATCGTTAGAAAGGCACTTCAACAGCTTGAGGCTGCTGGATTCATCACAAAGATCCCTGGAGAGGGCAGAGTGGTTACACCAAAGGGAAGAAGTTTCCTTGATAAGGCTGCCACAGAGCTTAAGAAAGAACTTGAAGAAATAATACCCGAGCTTAAGAAGTACTGA
- a CDS encoding DNA-binding protein, translating into MGEDIEEIRKKKLLELQKRLAEQRKAEEEQIRQEMELEAQLQAIMKQILTSEARERLGRVKLVRPELARQVELILVQLYQAGQINERITDEKLKRILAQIDARTRKEFRIKW; encoded by the coding sequence ATGGGTGAAGATATAGAGGAGATTAGAAAGAAAAAGCTTTTAGAGCTTCAAAAAAGACTTGCCGAGCAAAGAAAGGCTGAGGAGGAGCAAATAAGGCAAGAAATGGAGTTAGAGGCCCAACTACAGGCAATAATGAAGCAGATTTTAACTTCTGAAGCAAGGGAAAGATTAGGAAGAGTAAAGTTGGTTAGACCAGAACTTGCGAGACAGGTGGAGTTGATATTAGTCCAGCTTTACCAAGCTGGTCAGATAAATGAGAGAATCACAGATGAAAAACTTAAAAGGATCTTGGCTCAAATTGATGCCAGAACAAGGAAAGAATTTAGAATTAAGTGGTGA
- a CDS encoding transcription initiation factor IIB, with amino-acid sequence MTKHRICPVCGSDKFVYDPERGEVICASCGFVIQENMIDMGPEWRAFDASQREKRSRTGAPESILLHDKGLSTDIGYDRNVKGLMREKIYRLRKWQSRLRVSDAAERNLAFALSELDRLGARLNLPKHVEEESARLYREAVRKGLIRGRSIESVIAACVYAACRLLKIPRTLDEIADMAKVDKKEIGRSFRFIARNLNLTPKKLFVKPTDYVNKFADELGLSERTRRRAIDLLEQAYNMGLTSGKSPAGLVAAALYIAGLLEGEKRTQREVAEAARVTEVTVRNRYKEMVEKLGLKLPI; translated from the coding sequence GTGACTAAGCATAGGATTTGCCCTGTTTGTGGCTCTGATAAATTTGTTTATGACCCTGAGAGGGGAGAGGTAATCTGTGCAAGTTGTGGATTTGTAATTCAAGAAAACATGATTGATATGGGTCCTGAATGGAGGGCCTTTGACGCTTCTCAAAGAGAGAAACGCTCTAGAACTGGGGCACCTGAGAGCATCTTGCTTCACGACAAGGGTCTTTCAACGGATATAGGGTATGACAGAAATGTTAAAGGGTTAATGAGAGAGAAGATTTATCGTCTTAGAAAGTGGCAGAGCAGGCTTAGAGTAAGCGATGCTGCGGAGAGAAACCTAGCTTTTGCATTAAGCGAGCTTGATAGGCTTGGTGCAAGACTAAACTTGCCTAAACACGTGGAAGAAGAATCAGCTCGTCTATACAGGGAGGCTGTAAGAAAGGGACTTATAAGAGGCCGTTCAATTGAAAGTGTAATCGCCGCGTGTGTTTATGCTGCATGCAGACTACTCAAAATCCCGAGAACTTTGGACGAAATAGCAGATATGGCTAAGGTAGATAAAAAAGAGATTGGGAGAAGCTTTAGGTTTATTGCTAGAAACCTTAACCTTACACCAAAGAAACTCTTCGTTAAACCGACCGATTATGTAAACAAGTTTGCAGATGAGCTTGGTTTGAGTGAGAGGACTAGAAGGAGAGCGATTGACCTTTTGGAACAAGCCTATAATATGGGTCTTACTAGTGGAAAAAGTCCTGCGGGTTTGGTTGCAGCTGCTTTATACATTGCTGGCCTTCTAGAGGGAGAAAAGAGAACCCAGAGAGAAGTTGCAGAGGCAGCAAGAGTAACAGAGGTAACGGTAAGAAACCGTTACAAAGAAATGGTTGAAAAGCTTGGATTAAAGCTTCCCATTTAA